In a genomic window of Myxococcales bacterium:
- the argB gene encoding acetylglutamate kinase, which yields MTATIVVKLGGETVGGPVGAAVAADVAALAAGGARVVVVHGGGPQATALQKSLGLVPNIVGGRRITDAATLDVMKMAVAGKVNVDLCGQLMAAGARPVGLHGASSAVVRAVKRPPRVVSGGGPDPIDFGLVGDIAGFDLALLALLGAAGYVPVLACLAADAHGQALNVNADIVANQVAGALGAAHLVLVTSTSGVLRDVKDPASRLRTLTVAEAKAAIVDGTVTGGMIPKLEESMAALADGRVGAIHIVGEVAPGDLVRELAEAGAVGTALTR from the coding sequence GTGACCGCCACGATCGTCGTCAAGCTCGGCGGCGAGACCGTCGGTGGTCCGGTCGGCGCCGCGGTCGCGGCCGACGTCGCCGCGCTCGCGGCCGGCGGCGCGCGGGTGGTCGTGGTCCACGGCGGCGGGCCCCAGGCCACCGCGCTGCAGAAGTCGCTCGGTCTGGTGCCCAACATCGTCGGCGGTCGGCGCATCACCGACGCCGCGACGCTCGACGTGATGAAGATGGCCGTCGCCGGCAAGGTCAACGTCGATCTGTGCGGCCAGCTGATGGCGGCGGGCGCGCGCCCGGTCGGCCTGCACGGCGCGTCGAGCGCGGTCGTGCGCGCGGTCAAGCGGCCGCCGCGGGTGGTCTCGGGCGGCGGGCCCGACCCGATCGACTTCGGCCTCGTCGGCGACATCGCCGGCTTCGATCTCGCGCTGCTCGCGCTCCTCGGCGCGGCCGGCTACGTGCCGGTGCTCGCGTGCCTCGCGGCCGACGCCCACGGCCAGGCGCTCAACGTCAACGCCGACATCGTCGCCAACCAGGTCGCGGGCGCGCTCGGCGCCGCCCACCTGGTGCTGGTGACCTCGACCTCGGGCGTGCTGCGCGACGTCAAGGATCCGGCGTCGCGCCTGCGGACGCTGACCGTGGCCGAGGCCAAGGCGGCGATCGTCGACGGCACCGTCACCGGCGGCATGATCCCCAAGCTCGAGGAGTCGATGGCGGCCCTGGCCGACGGCCGGGTCGGCGCGATCCACATCGTCGGCGAGGTCGCGCCGGGCGACCTGGTGCGCGAGCTGGCCGAGGCTGGCGCGGTCGGCACCGCGCTGACCCGCTGA
- the argC gene encoding N-acetyl-gamma-glutamyl-phosphate reductase: protein MARRFKAAIIGGSGYGAGEMLRRLLIHPEVEVVRVASIDHVGKPVWHAHPHLTQLTELTFEDLAPKDAAAGCDVALLALPHKVTAAKVPELIALGVKIVDMSGDFRLTDAAAYQRFYGNAHPHPELLGTFVYGLPELNRDAIKASSRIASPGCFATTIELALLPLARAGLLTGVTAHVVGITGSSGSGAAPQEGTHHPVRAVNLKTYKPLVHQHTPEIKETLAAAGAPGLELRFTPVSAPLSRGIFATIYLELPADAVDDARLATLFDDAYRGEPFVRRPTNRLPEVAAVSGSNYAEVGFTVGEAVAGTRTVVLFSAIDNLIKGGAGQAIQNMNLVLGLDERLGLQDPGGWP from the coding sequence ATGGCACGCAGGTTCAAGGCCGCCATCATCGGCGGCAGCGGTTACGGCGCGGGCGAGATGCTGCGCCGGCTCCTCATCCACCCCGAGGTCGAGGTCGTCCGGGTCGCGTCGATCGATCACGTCGGCAAGCCGGTCTGGCACGCCCACCCGCACCTGACCCAGCTCACGGAGCTGACGTTCGAGGACCTGGCGCCCAAGGACGCGGCCGCCGGCTGCGACGTCGCGCTCCTGGCGCTGCCGCACAAGGTCACCGCGGCCAAGGTGCCCGAGCTGATCGCGCTGGGCGTCAAGATCGTCGACATGTCCGGCGATTTTCGCCTGACCGATGCGGCGGCGTACCAGCGGTTCTACGGCAACGCCCACCCGCACCCCGAGCTGCTCGGCACGTTCGTCTACGGCCTGCCCGAGCTCAACCGCGACGCGATCAAGGCGTCGAGCCGGATCGCGTCGCCGGGCTGCTTCGCGACCACGATCGAGCTGGCGCTGCTGCCGCTGGCGCGGGCGGGCCTGCTCACCGGCGTCACCGCCCACGTCGTCGGCATCACCGGCTCGTCGGGCTCGGGCGCCGCGCCGCAGGAGGGCACGCACCACCCGGTGCGCGCGGTCAACCTGAAGACCTACAAGCCGCTGGTGCACCAGCACACGCCCGAGATCAAGGAGACCCTGGCCGCGGCCGGGGCCCCGGGCCTCGAGCTGCGGTTCACGCCGGTGTCGGCGCCGCTGTCGCGCGGCATCTTCGCGACGATCTACCTCGAGCTGCCGGCCGACGCGGTCGACGACGCGCGCCTGGCGACGTTGTTCGACGACGCCTACCGCGGCGAGCCGTTCGTGCGGCGGCCGACCAACCGCCTGCCCGAGGTCGCGGCGGTGTCGGGGTCGAACTACGCCGAGGTCGGCTTCACCGTCGGCGAGGCGGTCGCGGGCACGCGCACGGTCGTGCTGTTCTCGGCCATCGACAACCTGATCAAGGGCGGCGCCGGCCAGGCGATCCAGAACATGAACCTGGTGCTCGGCCTCGACGAGCGCCTCGGCCTGCAGGATCCCGGCGGGTGGCCGTGA
- a CDS encoding M20 family metallopeptidase: protein MTDLVDRALAAADARAPELLPLLRRWVEINSYTGNVAGCDQVADELVAGFALPGLTARRVPGHGCGAHLVWTTPAWAQAAPAQRVVLVGHHDTVFPPGTFEVWEQTGDRLRGPGVLDMKGGLATIRTALAALADVGALATLPLALCSVADEETGSSDSRTFLEDVARGAGAALVFESGRATDQIVTQRKGTGKVAVKVTGKAAHAGNNLKDGVNALWALARFIDAAQGLTDWDTGVTVNVGLASGGTSANTVPEHASCQIDFRYVRAVDGHALMAAFDRAARAIAETTGARFVIEGGIRRAPLERTPSSTELLTRYEACAAAEGLGVGEAPLQGGGSDANTVSAIGVPAIDALGPRGKGFHTHDEYIELPTLAQRTRALVRLLAAWPRLAADA, encoded by the coding sequence ATGACCGACCTCGTCGATCGCGCGCTCGCCGCCGCCGATGCCCGAGCCCCCGAGCTCCTGCCGCTCTTGCGGCGCTGGGTCGAGATCAACTCGTACACCGGCAACGTCGCCGGCTGTGATCAGGTCGCCGACGAGCTGGTCGCCGGCTTCGCCCTGCCCGGCCTGACCGCGCGGCGGGTGCCTGGCCACGGCTGCGGCGCCCACCTGGTCTGGACCACGCCGGCCTGGGCTCAGGCGGCGCCGGCCCAGCGGGTCGTGCTGGTCGGTCACCACGACACCGTGTTCCCGCCCGGCACGTTCGAGGTCTGGGAGCAGACCGGCGATCGCCTGCGCGGCCCGGGCGTGCTCGACATGAAGGGCGGCCTGGCGACGATCCGCACCGCGCTCGCGGCGCTGGCCGACGTCGGCGCGCTGGCGACCTTGCCGCTGGCGCTGTGCTCGGTCGCCGACGAGGAGACCGGCTCGTCCGATTCCCGGACGTTCCTCGAGGACGTCGCCCGCGGCGCCGGCGCGGCGCTGGTGTTCGAGTCGGGCCGCGCCACCGACCAGATCGTCACGCAGCGCAAGGGCACGGGCAAGGTCGCGGTCAAGGTCACCGGCAAGGCCGCCCACGCCGGCAACAACCTGAAGGACGGCGTCAACGCGCTGTGGGCGCTGGCCCGGTTCATCGACGCCGCCCAGGGCCTGACCGACTGGGACACCGGCGTCACCGTCAACGTCGGGCTGGCCTCGGGCGGCACCAGCGCCAACACCGTGCCCGAGCACGCGAGCTGCCAGATCGACTTCCGCTACGTGCGCGCGGTCGACGGCCACGCGCTCATGGCCGCGTTCGATCGGGCCGCGCGCGCGATCGCCGAGACCACCGGCGCGCGGTTCGTGATCGAGGGCGGCATCCGGCGCGCGCCGCTCGAGCGCACGCCGTCGTCGACCGAGCTGCTGACCCGGTACGAGGCCTGCGCCGCGGCCGAGGGCCTCGGCGTCGGCGAGGCGCCGCTGCAGGGCGGCGGCTCCGACGCCAACACCGTCAGCGCGATCGGCGTGCCGGCGATCGACGCGCTCGGCCCGCGCGGCAAGGGCTTCCACACCCACGACGAGTACATCGAGCTGCCGACCTTGGCGCAGCGCACGCGCGCGCTGGTCCGGCTGCTGGCGGCCTGGCCGCGCCTCGCCGCCGACGCGTGA
- a CDS encoding SDR family oxidoreductase: MAPARDLADRHYVITGANTGIGKETARALAARGARVTMACRTEAKTRPVIDELTRTTANDGLSFVALDLADLASVRTCAAELIARGGPIHGLINNAGLAGPRGLTKDGFELTFGTNHLGPFLLTKQLLPLLEATPGARIVNVASASHYQAKRIDWDALRKPTASVTAMGEYAVSKLANVLFTKELARRLPPAQVAAYALHPGVIASDIWSRRIPRPVAWLMTRFMKSTADGARTSIYCATAPELAGVSGRYYTDSKEKRPSRLADDAALAAELWQRSEAWVAA; encoded by the coding sequence ATGGCCCCCGCCCGCGATCTCGCTGACCGTCACTACGTGATCACCGGCGCCAACACCGGCATCGGCAAGGAGACCGCGCGCGCGCTCGCGGCCCGGGGCGCGCGCGTGACGATGGCGTGCCGGACCGAGGCCAAGACCCGGCCGGTCATCGACGAGCTGACCCGGACCACCGCGAACGACGGCCTCAGCTTCGTCGCGCTCGACCTCGCCGACCTGGCGTCGGTCCGGACCTGCGCCGCCGAGCTGATCGCGCGCGGCGGCCCGATCCACGGCCTGATCAACAACGCCGGGCTGGCCGGGCCGCGCGGCCTGACCAAGGACGGCTTCGAGCTGACGTTCGGCACCAACCACCTCGGCCCGTTCTTGCTGACCAAGCAGCTGCTGCCCCTGCTCGAGGCCACGCCCGGCGCGCGGATCGTCAACGTCGCCAGCGCGTCGCACTACCAGGCCAAGCGGATCGACTGGGACGCGCTGCGCAAGCCGACCGCGTCGGTGACGGCGATGGGCGAGTACGCGGTGTCGAAGCTCGCGAACGTGCTGTTCACCAAGGAGCTGGCCCGGCGCCTGCCGCCGGCCCAGGTCGCCGCCTACGCGCTGCACCCGGGCGTGATCGCGTCGGACATCTGGAGCCGGCGCATCCCGCGGCCGGTCGCGTGGCTGATGACGCGGTTCATGAAGTCGACCGCCGACGGCGCGCGCACGTCGATCTACTGCGCGACCGCGCCCGAGCTCGCCGGCGTGAGCGGCCGCTACTACACCGACTCCAAGGAGAAGCGCCCCAGCCGCCTGGCCGACGACGCGGCGCTCGCGGCCGAGCTGTGGCAGCGCAGCGAGGCGTGGGTCGCGGCGTGA
- a CDS encoding TraB/GumN family protein codes for MRTLASRTVTLAVAALVATVACKSDPRPPATPPPTTPTQAAPDPWGGTAAPAAPTALVQPLVWEATKDGHTLSLLGTIHVGVDALTELPPWVLARLDAAPAFAMETDLSDPGVVKLMVRTDGKTLADELGPTDWQRLRAALGESLAEGMNSMKPFAALSALSLKDLPMTAPMDMVLFQRARDANKRLVFLETVAAQLAAIDPFATAADIKALLDHAAEAKADTQKMVGDYRAGDAAGSARCSTTRPCGSRPAATRPGSATSWRRRSAGATGRGWRR; via the coding sequence ATGCGCACCCTCGCCTCGCGAACCGTCACGCTCGCCGTGGCGGCGCTGGTCGCGACCGTCGCCTGCAAGAGCGACCCGCGGCCCCCCGCCACGCCGCCCCCGACCACGCCGACCCAGGCCGCGCCCGATCCCTGGGGCGGCACCGCGGCGCCCGCGGCCCCGACCGCCCTGGTCCAGCCGCTGGTGTGGGAGGCCACCAAGGACGGCCACACCCTGTCGCTCCTCGGCACAATCCACGTCGGCGTCGACGCGCTGACCGAGCTGCCGCCCTGGGTGCTGGCCCGCCTCGACGCGGCGCCCGCGTTCGCGATGGAGACCGACCTGAGCGATCCCGGGGTGGTCAAGCTCATGGTCCGCACCGACGGCAAGACCCTCGCGGACGAGCTCGGCCCGACCGACTGGCAGCGGCTGCGCGCCGCGCTGGGCGAGAGCCTGGCCGAGGGCATGAACTCGATGAAGCCGTTCGCGGCGCTGTCGGCGCTGTCGCTCAAGGACCTGCCCATGACCGCGCCGATGGACATGGTCCTGTTCCAGCGAGCCCGGGACGCCAACAAGCGGCTGGTCTTCCTCGAGACCGTCGCGGCCCAGCTGGCTGCGATCGATCCCTTCGCGACCGCGGCCGACATCAAGGCGTTGCTCGACCACGCCGCCGAGGCCAAGGCCGACACCCAGAAGATGGTCGGCGACTACCGGGCCGGCGACGCGGCGGGCTCCGCGCGATGTTCGACGACAAGACCCTGTGGATCGCGGCCGGCCGCGACCCGGCCCGGTTCGGCGACTTCCTGGAGGCGACGCTCGGCCGGCGCAACCGGTCGTGGGTGGCGCCGCTGA
- a CDS encoding TraB/GumN family protein: MFDDKTLWIAAGRDPARFGDFLEATLGRRNRSWVAPLTEMAAAGDGFVAVGAGHLVGPDNLPDLLTAAGFEVHRVTGP; the protein is encoded by the coding sequence ATGTTCGACGACAAGACCCTGTGGATCGCGGCCGGCCGCGACCCGGCCCGGTTCGGCGACTTCCTGGAGGCGACGCTCGGCCGGCGCAACCGGTCGTGGGTGGCGCCGCTGACCGAGATGGCGGCCGCGGGCGACGGGTTCGTGGCGGTGGGCGCCGGGCACCTGGTCGGTCCCGACAACCTGCCGGACCTGCTGACCGCGGCCGGGTTCGAGGTCCACCGGGTCACCGGCCCGTGA